Within the Gopherus evgoodei ecotype Sinaloan lineage chromosome 18, rGopEvg1_v1.p, whole genome shotgun sequence genome, the region CTCAAATTAGACCACCGGCTTTAAAAGAAGGGCTCACAATGGAAAAAGCTGACACACAAAATATAGCAGCAGAAACTAGTGTTAATATACAAAGCCTAATTTCAGAATAAACACATCAAATGCATTTTAGAAGACCACTGGACTTTCCAGCCAGCATGGGTTTGTGGGGCAGAGCCCGGTTGTCAGGCCAGATTACCTGGTCTGTCTGTGAAGCCAGGCAACTTCACTGAGGCGAGCTCTCAGGGGGTAATCAAGATGTTTGCAACAGCTTCCTGAATTGGCTGGCTGGGGCAGTTGATAAAAGGATGTTAGAGATAGTATGAGAGCTAGCCCACAGTCCTGCCACGGCAGCATTGTTCCCTATGCTACTAGTCCTAGTCTACAGGACTAATTTCTATTCCTGCTAGTCTAGAAGATAATAGTAGTTAAAAGAGGTGGAAAAGACCTACTAGCTCACTAGTTCCATAGAAGGGTAGACTACAGTGCCAGAGTATGTATTAAATATTAAGCTGATACCTCTCACTTCATCTTACCAACACGTCAGGTACAATCTCTAGGTAAGAGGGAAGAGCTTCATGTTTTCATTCCCCGAGTCCAGATATTTCAGCCACCTTCATTGTTCCATCCATGATCAGATCATAAAGTGATGGTTAGATAAATCCACAGGGTAGTCAATTACATAAATGAGATGCAATGGTAAATGTAAGCTTGCTTAATTGGGAGAAAAGAGCTGCTTTGAAGAGCACGTTCCAATAACTGTCACCTCTTTTAGCAATGGTAATACCTGTACTCTCTTGAAAAAGATCAGATTTCCTTTTGGAATGCAGATCTATGCTATTTTGAGCTTTTCCCTTTGGAAAATGTTGTGCGTGAATTCTGTGTTTGTAAAAGGTGATAGACTGAGAGCCTTACAGAGCGAAGGATACGATCACAGAACAGGCAAGATACAATGGCAATGGAAGCTTCTACCAAAACATCAAAACCAGGAGAGCAGTGACTAATTCACTGGTGATCTTACTGCTGAAAATGATCACAAGGTGCCAAACAGTGGTGAACAAACACCAGTAGGAAAGTGGTCTGAGCACTAAATAAGCATTTGATAAGAAGTTTCAGTGTCAATGTTGGAAGGACTGCAAATGAATAGGTAAATGGATCTATAGTCCCTAggcaacttttaaaaatctcaatctAATATCTAATGTAATGTGTAggatgcttttctaaacttgTTTCACACTTCTTAATTTTCCTGGAGTGTGCCATGTAACTatgcataaataataaataaaaaatgttttcaatcaCCAAAAATTGCAAAACTTAACCAGTTATTACACATTTTACAGTGTCACATCCTATTCAACTGAATAGTTATACAATTGCTAATGTAACCAGCACTAACAGCGATTCACTGCAGTATTCTAGTGTCCAGACCACATCAAGGCATCAAGCTACAGTGCACATTATGCCACATACAAAATGCCTTTAAAAGTATTTCCTCATCCACAATTTATTTGCAGCAATTAGATTTTATGCATAAAACAATGTTCAAGAACAAAAtcaccataaaaaaaaaacacagcctCATTGGGACTGTCCTTTAGCACAAACAGGCCCTGCTTTCCTTACAATTTTTAAACAGTTTGAATACTACTAGAAGGAGCAGCCTGAATATTTTAAACACGTTAAAAATGTTAAGTGTTTCGCAGGGTTTTCTGCAGAACTATGCCAGTTGCTCCTGACTGGCACCCCTGGTATGGGTAGCAAAGcctacaaaataaatatttggtgTGGTATTTACTTCCATACCAGGAAATAAACATGGAGTTGTCTGAGAATCTCATCCAAATAAATAAAGGTATTTATTTGGATAGGCAGTTATGTAATAGACTTCAGTTTTGGATATTTCCCATTATTCAATGGCAAGTCTGTGTACATAGTGAAAGGAATCATGAGAGAATATCACACGATATCTTGTCCTATGTTTTCCCGCACTGTAAAACACATTAACTTGCTCCTGCAGTGTTAAGGATGGATATTCTAAGAGGTCTATGAATAAAGATTAACTTaacagaagtatcagaggggtagccaagttagcctgtatccacaaaaataaagGAATCTgctggcaccttaaaaactaacagatttatttgggcataagcttccgtgagtaaaaaacctcacttcttcagatgcgtggAGTCAGTTACAGTCTGAACCACAATAAATGAAACTAAGTGTCATGCTAGGTGAGCAGGTCTTAAATTGGTAAATTGTAGCAGCTATACTACTGGAAGATTTTGGTTTGGGTATCAGGCATGTCATAATTCCTCCTTGCTTTGGAATGTAACTTCTAAAAATCCGAATTGTTCAATAAATCTTAACATTTAGTTTTGTGATAAACTATTTCAGAAATTAGGAATACAATCAGTGCATAAACTTTAAGTATTGTGTACATGGAATATTTTATTTACctcttacaaaaaaaaatcaaaagttcacTGATTATTACACAAGTCTAATGTCCTTGCATTTGCAGTGGTATTATTTCAAGGTATTAATTTTATCCAAACCAACAACAAAGCCCTCTGAAGGATTCATGTACATTTGCTTTGCTGAGCTCTGTGTTATTATCTAAAGGACGCAAGCTTACTTAATTCCTTCTAGATGTTTTTCTTGTAGTCCACATTTAGCTACAAAAAGCAAGTTCTtcacaagtttttaaaaagtttacttTATTGGTTACAGTTATATAAAATGTACCACGGTAGTCCCATTTAGCTGGTCATTAAGTGCTTGCAACAGCAGAGAGATCTTATACATCTGAGAGATTTCCAACGTTTATTTCatgctggaggaaaaacaaaaaaaaaccactcttCATTTGCTTGCCTGCACTTAAAATATATCCAACAAGGctaaaatgtttaaaagcaaGGACAATCCCGTTTGTATGTCAAATtgtaatttttaatgttttcattagAATAATCTTTATATCACTCtccaacaaaagaaaatataactaAAAGCAAACTTTAATACAGGCACACTCTCCAGATtaacaacccaaaacaaaaaacaaaaagaaattaatGTAAAATGTAAATCACATATAATACAATTGAAGTGtccaaaacaatttaaataattttaaatattttattttttttaaacttgctacaAATGCTTTATACAATATTCCAACATAAAGTCCCCATAACAGAAATGTAACAAAATGGGAATGATAGTGAAAGTGGAAGTGGCACAAATTCACCAAACAAGTATTAAACTACAAATTTTAAGAGGTAGATTACTTGTTAAGGGGGGGCgggaggagaagagggggagggtgcATAATGAAACTAGCTGCTTTCCATCAACTGAGTCATTAATCCGGCAGGGTATATAAATGCACGAGAAATTATATTTCCACAAAGAGCTCTTTATGAGCAGTAAAGTTAATTTGTTGCTTTTAAGTTATTAGATAATGAGGTGTCAGACCTTGTACAGTAATTATATATTTATCTTTCAAAATATACACCTACACAGCCCCGTTTCTGGCctgtttattaataaaatagtACACAGTATCCAATTATATGGAATTCAGAAATTGGTGCCTGTATTTCATTTCTATAAGAAGaaagttttatttgtatttataaatAGGAGATAGGACATTTTATGAATTTCCCAAACCTGGTTTTCCCACATCTATGCTGGGCATCTAaaagacttaaaaacaaaacacaaaacaaaaaacaaaagtgggggtggaaggagaaaaggagaaagtTCTGTCACACTAGGTTCCTCTCCACtagttaatttaaaagaaaagcttcagGAGACTCAATACATGACAAAAATACTTTGAGTGCAGCAACATTTGTCGTCCCTGACTCTACAACGAACTATTGATAAAACAGGAACCTGCTTTGCAAAGTTTTAAGCTGAAATGTCTTTTTGCATACCATTCATCAAGATATGGGCAAAACCAGAAATCTGAGCTATCAGTAAAGTGGCAGCAGATTCTGTTCAGTTTAGCCCATATTGCTTCCTTCCTTTATTTATTAATAGTACCCTTCTCTTCGTATGTAAAACATTCTATAGCCCAGCGTGTGTATCAGACACCAATGAAGAAAACATATGCCTGACACTAAACATTGGAGCAAGAAGCCTGCAGGCAATCAGCTGCATTTTATGATTGAGAGTCAGTTTCAGCTGGTTTCGCAAGCTTGATGGATTTCACATCCATGTTCGTAGTGCTTATCCTAAATTGAGCATttagggatttttgttttgtttttacaggaGGTTCCtagaaaataagaaacaaaaactGAAGATAAATGACAAAAATAATAGTATAAGCTGTTTATGAACTGAATATACTTCCAAAGAAAACACAAACCAAAGTGTGAGAAGTGGACTTGAAGACAAACAATTGCTTACTGAAGCAGATGGTTTTGAAAAGTACTTAATTAAgatttcccagaaaaaaaaaaacacagaaatgctTGTGTGCAGAACAGAATCAAAGTTTGCTGACTGATGCCTGGTGTGTAGGGCATCAATTAATGTATTAGGGCAAGAAACCCTTGATTCTTGACATAAATATCAAGGATAAGCAGGCAAATAAAATCCAGGGTTATGAATTTAAAAGGTatatttctaaaacaaaacagcaaacttcCTTTTTAGCTGAACTATCCTTAAGACCAGCCAACAACGCAAGCTGCAATGGGAAACGACAGAATGTCAAAGCTGACTCTATTTAAGTCCTTATTCATGCCATGAACACTTTGAAACAACATGCaaaggatcactttttttccaatgtacattattaAATAGCTAATCTGGATGCAAGGATGTACATCTCTGGCTCCAAATTCTACTGATTTTTAGTACGTCTCATGCAAAATCCTTGGTTACTAAAAACAGTTTTACAGACCTCTCTTCAAGACAGAGACACTGATGTAGTGAGATAATTAGGGCTAGCTGGTTTCTCTTGCTCTTTGAAGACACTTTTCTGTATAATTGGCTGACAAATTCAAAAAAATTTTTCTGCTTCtctttcttgtgtgtgtgtattgattTATTTGTTTATAGTTCAAAGTAACTGGAGTCTATTTCCCCTTTTGCCCATTGGAATTATGCGCCTGTGTTGAAACCTGTACTTCCTCCAAAGGatcattaaaaattaaaggtCTGCATTATTGTTTAATCGCAAGCACTGTACTGCAACCAGAAAAAACACCCTAAGAACACAAACAGACAGACAGCTCTCTCCCCTATATGAATTTTGGAACAGTTAacttgggaagaaaaaaatgtaagatCAGGCAGTTTCTGTCCATCACATCTGATGTTTACTATAATCACCCAAAGAGGGAGGCACTGCTAAAAGAACTGAAGTAGTATTGAGCGGGGAAACTCAGTGGCCTTGAGGTTGTAAATATGCCACCACATtatccactccaggatgaaaggGGCTGAACAGCTTTAAAGGATAGGAGATTTCCATCAATGGATATCCCTAATATCCCTAGATACACAGGAATTCCCAATGATCTCAGAAGCATCTATGCAGAAGGCTAGACTCTTGTGCAATCTGCCTAGGATCTACGTATGCCTGAGAGTCCATTAGATACCATGCTGACCATGAATCCCTGTCAATACCTACCTCACAACTCCTCTGGAGGGATTGAGAGGTTTGGACCAGGAAGCCATATGAATTTCCACCCAGGACTTCCCCACTGGTTTGCTGGCAGAAAATGCCATGTAGAGTGGGGAAGCTTGAGTTAGCCAGTCTCCCAAAAACCTTTGAGAGATTTCTGCTATATTTTGTGGAGAATAAGGGAGAATACTTCTACTCAGGTTCAACTTGCTGACAAATTTTGGGCTTGATGAGTTTCCATTCTAACTGGTAGCTAAAAGTGGAGTAGATCATTTTGCCCTTAATTATATACTGAGGAAAGTAGTTAACAGATTTTGACCAACCCATTGTATTATTACTAtctctatttattttttcatcatACTCTTGCATTATTCTTTATGTTATGAGGGCAATACATAAACAATAGCTGATCCAAAACATCTGGATAAATAATAGAGGAATTCAGTCATGATTCTTAACATACAGAACCACTATGTGTTAAATCTATGATCACTGTGTTTGACTGCACATTATATGTTGTAGCAAGGTCATGTTATCCAATGACATACAAATTTTGTTAAATATGTTTGCCAGGCCTTCCAATTCAGTTTGCTCCATCTCTCTGTGGATGATCTCATGGTGTGAttggacaaaatgcagagatgaagTATGTGCAATGTAGCTCAGCATGACTGAGCAACAGATCCAGCTGCAAGTTCTGCAAAGCTCGACCTTCTTTATCTTAAATTTGAGAAAAATTCTAAAAAAAGACCAGGGAACTGAAAAGCTCATACGCAACATGTGGCTGTTTTACTCAACTTGAAGCTAAAAGCTTACCTGAAGTCTTTTAATTCTTGTTTTGTACTGCTCTCTTCTCTCTTGTTTTCTATTGTGTCTGCATTAGCTGCCTGCTGTAAGCTCCGAGTGATAGGTCCTCCAACCCTCTCTCTAGATTTTACACTGAACCTGTCTGTCTTTTTCTTGTTTGCCACAGCAGACTTACTTGGCAAAACGACTTTACTCCTTTGTATTCTGACATGCAGTTTCTGGGATGTTTTGCTTGAGATTCCAGAATTATTCTTGGCTACCActttagtttttttcccctcaatgtGAGTCATTTTGGCCACTCTTACAGGGCTGGAGTTCCTTAACACTGAAGAGGGACTTGGCTTTTTGGATCTAATTGGAGGTATAAATTTTacattttgctttgctttgaagGATGCAGTAGGCAGCTGAATCTGCACAGGTCCTGAGGTTCGTGCTCTCGTCTTGCCCAAGTGAGCCTGCATACTCTGCATTTTTATCTCCGCATCTGCCGTTCGCCTGCGCTGGTTGTTGCCTTTATCGCCACTTGCAGATGATGAGAAGCTACCACTTTTTTTGGATGAATTTTTTTTAGAGGAAGGGGAGATGGGTTTTTTGGGACAACTATAAGATGCATGTTTGTTCAAACTTCCAATGTAAGTGAATTCTCTATTACAGTAGGGGCAGATGTGAGAGTCTGACTCAGATACACTATTTTTCAAGTCTGCCTTCTGCTGTGCAGATCTCTTTTTTTGCAAGATTGCTTTTTGGACAAGCTGATTTTTCTTCTTCAATGCACTTAGTTTTAGCTTATTAGAAGACAATTTGCTAATCTCAACATTGAAATTAAGTCTTTTAGGTTGCCCCATTCGTCTGAAGGCATTTTTCTCAGTGCCAGCTATAATGACCATGCCATTTTTAGGCTGCACAGTCTGCTTCAGTGGTACTGGATTTTTTTTGGGCGTGTATCTCTTTTTGTCGCTGGCAGAGGCACATGCCAAGATGTGTTTGTGTAATTCAGGCATGTTATCAACGCTTTTCCCACATTTTGTGCAACGAATGGCAGTAGTAAAGGTCTGTGGAATATTATGGGTGGTGAAATTTGTAGCAGTGGCTCCAATACCCATAGGATTTCGGTGATGATACTGAAATGGAGGTGGTTTAAAGCTCGGATAGTGTTGATTGAGGCCCAAACGAACATCTGGATCTTTTGACTTTATTCCAGACGCCATTATTTTTATGGTAGTATAAAGCTCTTCAGAGGAGTCATTTAGATCttcatcctcttcttcttttGAGGGTTCCAAGGAAACTTCTGGTAGGCTTTGCATATGTTCTACACTTGCCTTACTGGGATCTGTAAAATTCTGGGGCCTTAGGGTCCCACTTTCAAACTCATGATGTGTGCATTCTTTGTCTGGATGGAGATCTCGCTGATGCTGTTGCAAATTGCACAAAAAGGCAAATTCCTTTTTACAAACTGAGCATACAAAGATATTTCCTACTCCATGAAGCAAAAAGCGATGTTCTGACAAGTCAGTTTTTTCTCTAAACAGCTGTACACAGAATTCACATTTGAAGGGCCACTCTTCAGCATGAACAGATAAATGCTTAGTTAGGTCTTTAATAGAAAGAAAAGGTGATTCACAGACATTGCACACAAAGCTTTTACTGAACGTTTCCTGAACTACATCTGCTTCACTTGAAGTCTCTGGATCTTCTCTTGGCTTCAGGTGCTCACTTTCCATTTCCTCTTGTTTAAAAGCTATTATGGGGAGAATACTTTCCAGATGATCAGCAGGGGAAACAACAGAAGAGACTactgaaagaggaggaggagaaggagatgatgaagaagaggaggaggaggaggaggaaaacgaagaggaggaggaagaggagaaagaagaggaagatgaGGACGAGGACGAGGAGAGGTTTGGAGGACCAGGTGAAGCAGTAGTAAAAAGTTCAACAGAAGGAACAGGAGATGGAGAGGGAGAAACTGTAGGTGAAAGGATTGGAAGTGAGGACTGTGTAGCAATGTTACAGAGTGGTGATGGGCACGAAGGAGTGGGAGTGACACTGGCAGAGGCATCTGGAAGTGGTAAAGGAACAGTAGGAAGGAGTGGAGGGGGTTGTGTAGCAAGTGTTAACAAAGGAGGAcaaggtggtggggaggaaggattTGTTGGCATTAGAAGAGGGGGCAGCTGACACAAGGAGGATATAGCAGATGTCTGAGGTAAAGGGGaagcaggagaactatgagaaggGGACTCAACAGTAGGTGCTGACAGACCAGGATCGACATCAGGTTCAAGCTGGGGTACTGATGATTTACATGGACTTGGGCTTCTATTCAAAATCAAATCTGGTGTGCTTTCTGTAGCTACATCCGTTCCGTTATATTCATTCAGCAGAACTTTTTGCAACATGCATGTGGTTGGTTTCTTCTTTTTAATACCACTACATGTTGGCTGCACTGAATTATTTTCTTTGCATTCCTTAATTTCAGTGTCACTATATGGCTTCTTATGCACACTTAGATCTAACACTGATTCCCAAGGAACCTGAGTCTTGCTTTTGACATCAGACCTTTGTTTTACACCACTAGATAAATCTAATGGCTGCTGGTTGCACACACTACCAAAAGTTGGAGTTGCTGTCCATTCCTTAGATATTTTATAGTCATCAAAGCTCAGAGGACTCATAGTctgtctttcctccctcccacataAGCTCCATACAGGTGAGCTGCTGTGACTTTCTAATTTTGGCATCTTTGACCCTAGAACTGTATCATTCCACGTGGTTTTTCCATCACCTTGTTTACTGAAGTCTCGAAGTGCTGGACTATGCTGTGGAGAACTGGGAGGAGAGCTGGTTCTCCTTTTGAACCTACTAGATACTGAAGGCAAAATGGGTGAAGATGTAGCAGAAGGACCTAATTTAGGGATTTCAGTTGCTGCTGGAGTTATCTTATTACTATCCTGTGTCTGAAGAAGTTGTTTTAACTTGGACGACAAATAAACACTTTTTTCTTTGTGAAAAGGTAAGCTCTCAGCTGTTGAAATGCTAAGAGGAAGATGTAACGAACATGAAGGAGTTATAGGTTCTGGAtctatttcagtttttattttaggTAAAAGAGGAGGGCTGGTTGTTCTCCTCTTTTTGGATTCATTGCTTCCACTGCTAGAAGGCTCCTTAGGAAGGTCAGTCATGTGTGTTTGCGAAGACTTTAAATTTTGAGAAATTTCCACTGTGACTGGACTAAGTAAACAATTTATTCCATAGAGGTCTGCAGAATTGGA harbors:
- the PRDM2 gene encoding PR domain zinc finger protein 2 isoform X1, translating into MNQNTTESAGAAETLADVPEHVLKGLPEEVRLFPSAVDKTRLGVWATKSILKGKKFGPFVGDKKKRSQVKNNVFMWEVYYPNLGWMCVDATDPRKGNWLRYVNWALSGKEQNLFPLEINRTIYYKTLKPIEPGEELLVWYNGEDNPEIAAAIEEERAAHRSKKHSPKAKKGKKKECKNKGKKAIDTKPRNTDLDFTSTDMRESKEDRKEEDEKPSVSAVLSLEQTAVIQEMVNQDVLPKLMIPSPTSEPQTMPEDKPGAITCGSDDLEEEEEEEEEEEEEEEEEDEEEVEDANLPEESPGKEPTAVCEEKLESMEEQKSISEESLESSPKKTLVVKIPKAKGVSNGDLQETFMFPCQHCERKFTTKQGLERHMHIHISSVNHAFKCRYCGKAFGTQINRRRHERRHEAGPKRKPFLTLTSAPQSDDVADGQTFADDGLKDELNVSNLVQDFAVLDSEKVSQEMSNSTLVENKEPKELHPCKYCKKVFGTHTNMRRHQRRVHERHLIPKGVRRKGFILEEPQLQTEQAQPAQSVYIASTELEEDGEADDIYIMDISSNISENLNYYIDGKIQSNSSTSNCDVIEMESNSADLYGINCLLSPVTVEISQNLKSSQTHMTDLPKEPSSSGSNESKKRRTTSPPLLPKIKTEIDPEPITPSCSLHLPLSISTAESLPFHKEKSVYLSSKLKQLLQTQDSNKITPAATEIPKLGPSATSSPILPSVSSRFKRRTSSPPSSPQHSPALRDFSKQGDGKTTWNDTVLGSKMPKLESHSSSPVWSLCGREERQTMSPLSFDDYKISKEWTATPTFGSVCNQQPLDLSSGVKQRSDVKSKTQVPWESVLDLSVHKKPYSDTEIKECKENNSVQPTCSGIKKKKPTTCMLQKVLLNEYNGTDVATESTPDLILNRSPSPCKSSVPQLEPDVDPGLSAPTVESPSHSSPASPLPQTSAISSLCQLPPLLMPTNPSSPPPCPPLLTLATQPPPLLPTVPLPLPDASASVTPTPSCPSPLCNIATQSSLPILSPTVSPSPSPVPSVELFTTASPGPPNLSSSSSSSSSSFSSSSSSSFSSSSSSSSSSSPSPPPLSVVSSVVSPADHLESILPIIAFKQEEMESEHLKPREDPETSSEADVVQETFSKSFVCNVCESPFLSIKDLTKHLSVHAEEWPFKCEFCVQLFREKTDLSEHRFLLHGVGNIFVCSVCKKEFAFLCNLQQHQRDLHPDKECTHHEFESGTLRPQNFTDPSKASVEHMQSLPEVSLEPSKEEEDEDLNDSSEELYTTIKIMASGIKSKDPDVRLGLNQHYPSFKPPPFQYHHRNPMGIGATATNFTTHNIPQTFTTAIRCTKCGKSVDNMPELHKHILACASASDKKRYTPKKNPVPLKQTVQPKNGMVIIAGTEKNAFRRMGQPKRLNFNVEISKLSSNKLKLSALKKKNQLVQKAILQKKRSAQQKADLKNSVSESDSHICPYCNREFTYIGSLNKHASYSCPKKPISPSSKKNSSKKSGSFSSSASGDKGNNQRRRTADAEIKMQSMQAHLGKTRARTSGPVQIQLPTASFKAKQNVKFIPPIRSKKPSPSSVLRNSSPVRVAKMTHIEGKKTKVVAKNNSGISSKTSQKLHVRIQRSKVVLPSKSAVANKKKTDRFSVKSRERVGGPITRSLQQAANADTIENKREESSTKQELKDFSYRLRMASRCPPTSSPNTCTRQCKKSNCTMAHFFKE
- the PRDM2 gene encoding PR domain zinc finger protein 2 isoform X2, producing MNQNTTESAGAAETLADVPEHVLKGLPEEVRLFPSAVDKTRLGVWATKSILKGKKFGPFVGDKKKRSQVKNNVFMWEVYYPNLGWMCVDATDPRKGNWLRYVNWALSGKEQNLFPLEINRTIYYKTLKPIEPGEELLVWYNGEDNPEIAAAIEEERAAHRSKKHSPKAKKGKKKECKNKGKKAIDTKPRNTDLDFTSTDMRESKEDRKEEDEKPSVSAVLSLEQTAVIQEMVNQDVLPKLMIPSPTSEPQTMPEDKPGAITCGSDDLEEEEEEEEEEEEEEEEEDEEEVEDANLPEESPGKEPTAVCEEKLESMEEQKSISEESLESSPKKTLVVKIPKAKGVSNGDLQETFMFPCQHCERKFTTKQGLERHMHIHISSVNHAFKCRYCGKAFGTQINRRRHERRHEAGPKRKPFLTLTSAPQSDDVADGQTFADDGLKDELNVSNLVQDFAVLDSEKVSQEMSNSTLVENKEPKELHPCKYCKKVFGTHTNMRRHQRRVHERHLIPKGVRRKGFILEEPQLQTEQAQPAQSVYIASTELEEDGEADDIYIMDISSNISENLNYYIDGKIQSNSSTSNCDVIEMESNSADLYGINCLLSPVTVEISQNLKSSQTHMTDLPKEPSSSGSNESKKRRTTSPPLLPKIKTEIDPEPITPSCSLHLPLSISTAESLPFHKEKSVYLSSKLKQLLQTQDSNKITPAATEIPKLGPSATSSPILPSVSSRFKRRTSSPPSSPQHSPALRDFSKQGDGKTTWNDTVLGSKMPKLESHSSSPVWSLCGREERQTMSPLSFDDYKISKEWTATPTFGSVCNQQPLDLSSGVKQRSDVKSKTQVPWESVLDLSVHKKPYSDTEIKECKENNSVQPTCSGIKKKKPTTCMLQKVLLNEYNGTDVATESTPDLILNRSPSPCKSSVPQLEPDVDPGLSAPTVESPSHSSPASPLPQTSAISSLCQLPPLLMPTNPSSPPPCPPLLTLATQPPPLLPTVPLPLPDASASVTPTPSCPSPLCNIATQSSLPILSPTVSPSPSPVPSVELFTTASPGPPNLSSSSSSSSSSFSSSSSSSFSSSSSSSSSSSPSPPPLSVVSSVVSPADHLESILPIIAFKQEEMESEHLKPREDPETSSEADVVQETFSKSFVCNVCESPFLSIKDLTKHLSVHAEEWPFKCEFCVQLFREKTDLSEHRFLLHGVGNIFVCSVCKKEFAFLCNLQQHQRDLHPDKECTHHEFESGTLRPQNFTDPSKASVEHMQSLPEVSLEPSKEEEDEDLNDSSEELYTTIKIMASGIKSKDPDVRLGLNQHYPSFKPPPFQYHHRNPMGIGATATNFTTHNIPQTFTTAIRCTKCGKSVDNMPELHKHILACASASDKKRYTPKKNPVPLKQTVQPKNGMVIIAGTEKNAFRRMGQPKRLNFNVEISKLSSNKLKLSALKKKNQLVQKAILQKKRSAQQKADLKNSVSESDSHICPYCNREFTYIGSLNKHASYSCPKKPISPSSKKNSSKKSGSFSSSASGDKGNNQRRRTADAEIKMQSMQAHLGKTRARTSGPVQIQLPTASFKAKQNVKFIPPIRSKKPSPSSVLRNSSPVRVAKMTHIEGKKTKVVAKNNSGISSKTSQKLHVRIQRSKVVLPSKSAVANKKKTDRFSVKSRERVGGPITRSLQQAANADTIENKREESSTKQELKDFRNLL
- the PRDM2 gene encoding PR domain zinc finger protein 2 isoform X3, with amino-acid sequence MNQNTTESAGAAETLADVPEHVLKGLPEEVRLFPSAVDKTRLGVWATKSILKGKKFGPFVGDKKKRSQVKNNVFMWEVYYPNLGWMCVDATDPRKGNWLRYVNWALSGKEQNLFPLEINRTIYYKTLKPIEPGEELLVWYNGEDNPEIAAAIEEERAAHRSKKHSPKAKKGKKKECKNKGKKAIDTKPRNTDLDFTSTDMRESKEDRKEEDEKPSVSAVLSLEQTAVIQEMVNQDVLPKLMIPSPTSEPQTMPEDKPGAITCGSDDLEEEEEEEEEEEEEEEEEDEEEVEDANLPEESPGKEPTAVCEEKLESMEEQKSISEESLESSPKKTLVVKIPKAKGVSNGDLQETFMFPCQHCERKFTTKQGLERHMHIHISSVNHAFKCRYCGKAFGTQINRRRHERRHEAGPKRKPFLTLTSAPQSDDVADGQTFADDGLKDELNVSNLVQDFAVLDSEKVSQEMSNSTLVENKEPKELHPCKYCKKVFGTHTNMRRHQRRVHERHLIPKGVRRKGFILEEPQLQTEQAQPAQSVYIASTELEEDGEADDIYIMDISSNISENLNYYIDGKIQSNSSTSNCDVIEMESNSADLYGINCLLSPVTVEISQNLKSSQTHMTDLPKEPSSSGSNESKKRRTTSPPLLPKIKTEIDPEPITPSCSLHLPLSISTAESLPFHKEKSVYLSSKLKQLLQTQDSNKITPAATEIPKLGPSATSSPILPSVSSRFKRRTSSPPSSPQHSPALRDFSKQGDGKTTWNDTVLGSKMPKLESHSSSPVWSLCGREERQTMSPLSFDDYKISKEWTATPTFGSVCNQQPLDLSSGVKQRSDVKSKTQVPWESVLDLSVHKKPYSDTEIKECKENNSVQPTCSGIKKKKPTTCMLQKVLLNEYNGTDVATESTPDLILNRSPSPCKSSVPQLEPDVDPGLSAPTVESPSHSSPASPLPQTSAISSLCQLPPLLMPTNPSSPPPCPPLLTLATQPPPLLPTVPLPLPDASASVTPTPSCPSPLCNIATQSSLPILSPTVSPSPSPVPSVELFTTASPGPPNLSSSSSSSSSSFSSSSSSSFSSSSSSSSSSSPSPPPLSVVSSVVSPADHLESILPIIAFKQEEMESEHLKPREDPETSSEADVVQETFSKSFVCNVCESPFLSIKDLTKHLSVHAEEWPFKCEFCVQLFREKTDLSEHRFLLHGVGNIFVCSVCKKEFAFLCNLQQHQRDLHPDKECTHHEFESGTLRPQNFTDPSKASVEHMQSLPEVSLEPSKEEEDEDLNDSSEELYTTIKIMASGIKSKDPDVRLGLNQHYPSFKPPPFQYHHRNPMGIGATATNFTTHNIPQTFTTAIRCTKCGKSVDNMPELHKHILACASASDKKRYTPKKNPVPLKQTVQPKNGMVIIAGTEKNAFRRMGQPKRLNFNVEISKLSSNKLKLSALKKKNQLVQKAILQKKRSAQQKADLKNSVSESDSHICPYCNREFTYIGSLNKHASYSCPKKPISPSSKKNSSKKSGSFSSSASGDKGNNQRRRTADAEIKMQSMQAHLGKTRARTSGPVQIQLPTASFKAKQNVKFIPPIRSKKPSPSSVLRNSSPVRVAKMTHIEGKKTKVVAKNNSGISSKTSQKLHVRIQRSKVVLPSKSAVANKKKTDRFSVKSRERVGGPITRSLQQAANADTIENKREESSTKQELKDFSMK